The Sphaeramia orbicularis chromosome 18, fSphaOr1.1, whole genome shotgun sequence genome contains a region encoding:
- the LOC115438807 gene encoding polyubiquitin-like isoform X2: MMCTTPVGQILEDECIPSKCGFSLLCLWIRPQETGLTFTVKTEKEIEHEVHMDSLDLVKTLKLILQEKTQCPIDRQKLMFNGRQLEDDHPLSVYEIQQASVVHMMVHKNNDVVVKVKQMIGYKSWLIDLNLCDTVKNLKAKIQDHDRGPIDEIHIFFEGEELKDERTVSDCGINICPTST; encoded by the exons ATGATGTGCACCACCCCTGTGGGACAGATACTGGAAGACGAATGCATTCCGTCTAAGTGCGGATTCTCCCTCCTATGCCTCTGGATCCGGCCCCAGGAAACTGGTCTGACCTTCACCGTGAAGACAGAGAAGGAAATTGAACATGAGGTCCACATGGACTCCCTGGATCTGGTCAAGACGTTGAAATTAATTCTGCAggaaaaaacacaatgtccaATCG ATCGGCAGAAACTCATGTTTAATGGCAGGCAACTGGAAGACGACCACCCACTGTCTGTATATGAGATCCAACAGGCGTCTGTCGTCCACATGATGGTTCACAAAAACAACGATGTCGTTGTCAAAGTGAAACAAATGATAGGGTATAAATCATGGCTTATCGACCTCAACCTTTGTGACACTGTGAAGAATCTGAAGGCGAAGATACAGGACCATGACCGCGGCCCTATTG ATGAGATACACATCTTTTTTGAAGGAGAGGAACTGAAAGATGAAAGGACAGTATCTGACTGTGGAATTAACATCTGTCCAACGTCGACGTAA
- the LOC115438807 gene encoding polyubiquitin-like isoform X1: MAFTVSVKTSTGQRHEVKVDSSDTVQDLKTQLRVQTGIPIEHMMCTTPVGQILEDECIPSKCGFSLLCLWIRPQETGLTFTVKTEKEIEHEVHMDSLDLVKTLKLILQEKTQCPIDRQKLMFNGRQLEDDHPLSVYEIQQASVVHMMVHKNNDVVVKVKQMIGYKSWLIDLNLCDTVKNLKAKIQDHDRGPIDEIHIFFEGEELKDERTVSDCGINICPTST, translated from the exons ATGGCCTTCACTGTGTCTGTAAAGACTTCGACAGGACAGAGACATGAGGTGAAAGTCGATTCATCTGACACGGTCCAGGACCTCAAGACCCAGCTCCGAGTCCAGACCGGGATCCCCATCG AACACATGATGTGCACCACCCCTGTGGGACAGATACTGGAAGACGAATGCATTCCGTCTAAGTGCGGATTCTCCCTCCTATGCCTCTGGATCCGGCCCCAGGAAACTGGTCTGACCTTCACCGTGAAGACAGAGAAGGAAATTGAACATGAGGTCCACATGGACTCCCTGGATCTGGTCAAGACGTTGAAATTAATTCTGCAggaaaaaacacaatgtccaATCG ATCGGCAGAAACTCATGTTTAATGGCAGGCAACTGGAAGACGACCACCCACTGTCTGTATATGAGATCCAACAGGCGTCTGTCGTCCACATGATGGTTCACAAAAACAACGATGTCGTTGTCAAAGTGAAACAAATGATAGGGTATAAATCATGGCTTATCGACCTCAACCTTTGTGACACTGTGAAGAATCTGAAGGCGAAGATACAGGACCATGACCGCGGCCCTATTG ATGAGATACACATCTTTTTTGAAGGAGAGGAACTGAAAGATGAAAGGACAGTATCTGACTGTGGAATTAACATCTGTCCAACGTCGACGTAA